In Ictalurus furcatus strain D&B chromosome 23, Billie_1.0, whole genome shotgun sequence, a single window of DNA contains:
- the si:ch211-161h7.5 gene encoding uncharacterized protein si:ch211-161h7.5, whose translation MGAHSIARIAIIVVSVVVYIAGITFNILAARGTGPFLMMTANVSDTYNTQITPSGWTFSIWGVIYFWLTAMFIYIVSTIFRRNAFGPMYCSHSVLPYGFFICWILNILFNISWLLLWDREVMIAALIMLAFVAFTNYMMIFFSCRGLKEYGAWLNKYHNKDLWCIRILVQNGLAVYTTWTSIATLINLTIVVSYDAGMSKSDAATLSLSLLSVEVLVWFVLENSFLEKHVRYILTVYPVIIVALSGNMTKNFDASAPGQNGIFTALLLALACVLFVIRVCLVIWRHKKHAHTQDVTSEMEIATKQ comes from the exons ATGGGAGCTCATAGCATCGCCCGTATAGCCATTATAGTGGTCTCAGTTGTGGTTTATATAGCCGGGATCACGTTCAACATCCTTGCTGCACGAGGGACGG gtCCTTTCTTGATGATGACTGCAAACGTCTCTGATACATACAACACACAAATCACTCCATCTGGATGGACCTTCTCAATCTGGGGTGTCATCTATTTCTGGTTAACTGCTATGTTTATCTACATTGTGTCTACTATATTCAGAAG GAATGCCTTCGGACCGATGTACTGCAGCCATTCAGTGTTGCCGTACGGCTTCTTCATCTGCTGGATTTTGAATATTCTGTTTAACATTAGCTGGCTTCTGCTGTGGGACAGAGA GGTGATGATCGCAGCATTGATCATGCTTGCTTTTGTTGCATTCACAAACTACATGATGATTTTCTTCTCCTGTCGTGGACTTAAAGAATACGGAGCCTGGTTAAACAAGTATCACAACAAGGATCTCTGGTGCATTCGTATACTG GTTCAGAACGGCTTGGCTGTATACACAACATGGACGTCTATCGCTACCCTGATTAACCTGACCATAGTGGTGAGCTACGATGCTGGAATGAGCAAATCAGACGCAGCAACGCTGTCACTCTCACTGCTATCGGTGGAGGTCCTTGTTTG GTTTGTTCTGGAGAACAGTTTTCTTGAGAAGCATGTACGCTACATCCTGACTGTCTACCCTGTTATCATCGTTGCCTTATCTGGAAACATGACAAAGAATTTTGACGCTTCGGCTCCTGGACAGAATGGTATATTTACTG CGTTGCTGCTTGCTTTAGCCTGTGTGCTGTTTGTAATCAGGGTGTGTTTGGTCATCTGGAGGCacaaaaaacatgcacacacacaggatgtcaCATCAGAGATGGAGATTGCAACAAAGCAGTAA